A single window of Camarhynchus parvulus chromosome 9, STF_HiC, whole genome shotgun sequence DNA harbors:
- the LOC115906900 gene encoding cytochrome P450 2J6-like has translation MLTVSEVLVFFVLSLLLIEFLKLQWMRRHFPPGPTPYPFFGNLLQMNFKIHHEHLKKMAKIHGNIFTLWISNTPVIVLQGFQAVKEGLTAHAEDVAGRPESRIFQILTHGNGVLFSNGHLWKQQRRFGMATMRKMGLGKKKKDYLLQEEAAHLVEYLQKTNGKPLDPAMPIVHTVSNVICSMIFGHRFSRDDENFHRLIESFDTLAAFLNSISFYMYELSPWLSGHFLPSVKKMKSCRDFVEALLVKELEIHKGKRKLDENQHFIDYYLDEIDKTKGDADATYDEENLIQTVADLFVAGIETTATTLLWALLYMVIYPDIQEKVQKELDAVVGCSHVFCYEDRKRLPYTNAVIHEIQRYSNILLIALPRMSVKDTELLGYCIPKNTVVLSNIDSVLADPGKWETPDQFNPGHFLDKDGNFVNREAFLPFAIGHRVCMGELLARMELFIVFSTLLQAFTFTLPEGVKEVNTKFVFGSTMKPLPYQLCAIPR, from the exons ATGTTAACAGTGAGTGAGGTGCTGGTATTTTTTGTGCTGTCTCTGCTATTAATAGAGTTTCTGAAATTGCAATGGATGCGAAGACATTTTCCTCCTGGGCCAACTCCGTATCCCTTCTTTGGAAATCTGCTGCAGATGAACTTCAAAATTCATCATGAGCATCTTAAAAAA ATGGCCAAAATTCATGGCAATATCTTCACCTTATGGATTTCAAACACTCCTGTAATTGTCCTGCAAGGGTTTCAGGCAGTGAAGGAAGGTCTGACTGCCCATGCTGAAGATGTTGCTGGAAGGCCCGAAAGCAGAATCTTTCAAATTCTAACACATGGAAATG GTGTTTTGTTCTCTAATGGTCatctctggaagcagcagaggcgTTTTGGAATGGCAACAATGAGGAAGATGggattagggaaaaaaaagaaggattaTCTACTGCAAGAGGAGGCTGCTCACTTGGTGGAATacttacagaaaacaaatg GAAAACCTCTGGACCCCGCTATGCCTATTGTTCATACGGTCTCAAATGTCATTTGTTCAATGATCTTTGGACATCGTTTCTCCAGAGATGACGAGAATTTTCACCGCCTGATTGAGTCCTTTGACACTCTGGCAGCATTTTTGAACAGCATCTCCTTTTAT ATGTATGAGTTGTCTCCCTGGCTTTCTGGTCACTTTCTGCCATCAGTTAAAAAGATGAAGTCCTGCAGAGATTTTGTGGAGGCTCTGTTAGTAAAGGAACTTGAaattcacaaaggaaaaagaaagcttgATGAAAATCAACATTTTATTGATTACTATTTGGATGAGATCGATAAA ACTAAAGGAGATGCTGATGCAACTTATGATGAAGAAAACTTGATCCAGACTGTTGCTGACCTCTTTGTAGCAGGCATAGAAACTACAGCCACCACTTTACTGTGGGCATTGCTCTATATGGTGATTTATCCTGACATTCAAG AGAAAGTCCAGAAGGAGCTGGATGCTGTTGTGGGTTGTTCCCATGTGTTTTGCTATGAGGACAGGAAAAGGTTGCCCTACACAAATGCTGTAATTCACGAGATCCAGAGATACAGTAACATACTCTTAATTGCCCTGCCCAGAATGAGTGTgaaggacacagagctgctgggataTTGCATTCCAAAG aacacaGTAGTTTTATCAAATATTGACTCTGTTCTGGCTGATCCTGGAAAATGGGAGACACCTGATCAGTTCAACCCAGGCCACTTTCTGGATAAAGATGGAAACTTTGTAAACAGAGAAGCATTCTTACCATTTGCTATAG GGCACCGTGTGTGCATGGGGGAGCTGTTGGCAAGGATGGAGCTCTTTATTGTCTTTTCCACCTTGCTACAAGCATTCACATTCACCCTGCCAGAAGGAGTGAAGGAAGTCAACACGAAGTTTGTTTTTGGGAGCACAATGAAGCCACTTCCCTACCAGCTCTGTGCCATTCCTCGATAG